A stretch of the Streptomyces sp. NBC_01428 genome encodes the following:
- a CDS encoding NCS2 family permease has translation MTQQSLEPKTAATDAGAGSRVPAGRSWLDRYFHISQRGSSIAREVRGGVTTFMAMAYILLLNPLILSGKDVAGDVLGQKALITATAFAAAFTTLLMGFVGKVPLALAAGLSVSGVLSSQVAPQMTWPQAMGMCVMYGAVIMLLVVTGLREMIMNAIPLALKHAITMGIGLFIALIGLVKAGFVHQGKATPVSLGATGELAGWPVLLFAATLLLIFMLQARGVPGAILIGIISGTVLSVVLNATGVIDPKQWASGAPELHGSAVSMPDFSLFGHVEFGGWGGVGAMTVGMIVFTLVLAGFFDAMATIIGVGTEANLADAQGRMPGLSKALFIDGAGGAVGGVAGASGQTVFVESATGVGEGARTGLSSVITGLFFAACLFFTPLTAIVPGEVAAAALVVIGAMMMMNARHVDWADRATAIPVFLTVVIMPFTYSITAGVAAGVISYVAIKIAQGKAREIGAFMWGLTVIFFVYFALNPIESWMGVH, from the coding sequence ATGACCCAGCAGTCACTGGAGCCGAAGACCGCCGCGACGGACGCGGGCGCGGGCAGCCGCGTTCCGGCCGGACGGTCTTGGCTCGACCGGTACTTTCACATATCCCAGCGGGGAAGCTCGATCGCGCGTGAGGTGCGCGGCGGCGTCACGACCTTCATGGCGATGGCGTACATCCTGCTGCTCAACCCCCTCATCCTGTCCGGCAAGGACGTGGCGGGGGACGTGCTCGGCCAGAAGGCGCTGATCACCGCGACCGCGTTCGCGGCGGCCTTCACCACGCTTCTCATGGGGTTCGTCGGCAAGGTGCCGCTGGCCCTGGCCGCCGGACTCTCCGTGTCCGGTGTGCTCTCCTCGCAGGTCGCCCCGCAGATGACCTGGCCGCAGGCCATGGGCATGTGCGTGATGTACGGCGCGGTCATCATGCTCCTGGTCGTCACCGGCCTGCGCGAGATGATCATGAACGCGATCCCGTTGGCGCTCAAGCACGCCATCACCATGGGCATCGGCCTGTTCATCGCCCTCATCGGCCTCGTGAAGGCCGGCTTCGTCCACCAGGGCAAGGCGACCCCGGTCAGCCTGGGTGCCACCGGTGAACTCGCCGGCTGGCCGGTCCTGCTCTTCGCCGCCACCCTGCTGCTGATCTTCATGCTCCAGGCGCGCGGCGTCCCCGGCGCGATCCTCATCGGGATCATCTCCGGCACCGTCCTCTCGGTCGTCCTCAACGCCACCGGGGTCATCGACCCCAAGCAGTGGGCCAGCGGAGCCCCCGAGCTGCACGGCAGCGCGGTCTCCATGCCGGACTTCTCGCTCTTCGGACACGTGGAGTTCGGCGGATGGGGCGGGGTCGGCGCGATGACGGTCGGCATGATCGTCTTCACGCTGGTGCTCGCCGGGTTCTTCGACGCGATGGCCACCATCATCGGTGTCGGCACCGAGGCCAACCTCGCCGACGCCCAGGGCCGGATGCCGGGCCTGTCGAAGGCGCTGTTCATCGACGGTGCGGGCGGCGCGGTCGGCGGTGTGGCCGGAGCCTCCGGCCAGACGGTCTTCGTCGAGTCCGCGACCGGCGTCGGCGAAGGGGCCCGCACCGGCCTCTCCTCCGTCATCACCGGCCTGTTCTTCGCGGCCTGCCTCTTCTTCACCCCGCTCACGGCCATCGTGCCCGGCGAGGTCGCGGCGGCCGCCCTGGTGGTCATCGGCGCGATGATGATGATGAACGCCCGCCACGTGGACTGGGCCGACCGGGCCACCGCGATCCCCGTCTTCCTGACCGTGGTGATCATGCCCTTCACCTATTCGATCACCGCGGGCGTGGCGGCCGGTGTGATCAGTTACGTCGCCATCAAGATCGCCCAGGGCAAGGCCCGGGAGATCGGGGCCTTCATGTGGGGCCTCACGGTGATCTTCTTCGTGTACTTCGCGCTCAACCCGATCGAGAGCTGGATGGGCGTCCACTGA
- a CDS encoding glycoside hydrolase family 6 protein: MRRRTPTWLAAVSLGLTALLGVPPAHAAETPGPAGHGPALYVPDANPAAYRQALDLAGAGRLRDAAGILTMVNTPQAVWFGDQTPAEVERQVRAVVRDGGRDHATVVLALYDIPGRDCANYSAGGAATTAEYETWIDAVARGIGHGDTIVTLEPDALALLPSDCGQDDAQGTKTAARYTEVNYAVDALEPLSGTRVYLDTGHPGWHTVDSIVPRLIKGGVGRASGFYTNASNYNTDDANSWYGKLISSCLAYVAGGGDAAACPSQGWPRADAQAWLDTHVHTPASRMKHFVTDSSRNGRGPWTPPAGKYTDAQDWCNPPDRGLGARPTLRTGDPLQDARLWIKTPGESDGLCLRGTAGPQDPERGTLDPDAGDWFPQQALELARLANPPLLPAS, from the coding sequence ATGAGACGACGTACCCCCACATGGCTCGCGGCCGTGTCCCTCGGCCTCACGGCCCTGCTCGGCGTACCCCCGGCACACGCCGCGGAGACCCCGGGCCCCGCCGGGCACGGGCCCGCGCTGTACGTCCCGGACGCCAACCCGGCCGCGTATCGGCAGGCCCTCGACCTCGCCGGGGCGGGCCGGCTCCGCGACGCGGCGGGCATCCTGACGATGGTGAACACCCCGCAGGCCGTGTGGTTCGGCGACCAGACGCCGGCCGAGGTGGAGCGGCAGGTCAGGGCGGTGGTGCGGGACGGGGGACGCGATCACGCGACCGTCGTGCTCGCGCTGTACGACATCCCCGGCCGCGACTGCGCCAACTACTCGGCGGGCGGCGCCGCGACCACCGCGGAGTACGAGACCTGGATCGACGCCGTGGCGCGGGGGATCGGCCACGGCGACACGATCGTCACCCTCGAACCCGACGCCCTGGCCCTGCTGCCGTCCGACTGCGGCCAGGACGACGCGCAGGGCACGAAGACCGCGGCCCGCTATACCGAGGTCAACTACGCGGTCGACGCGCTGGAGCCGCTGTCCGGCACGCGGGTCTACCTCGACACCGGGCACCCCGGGTGGCACACGGTCGACTCCATCGTGCCGCGCCTGATCAAGGGCGGTGTCGGCCGGGCCTCCGGCTTCTACACCAACGCGTCGAACTACAACACCGACGACGCCAACTCCTGGTACGGCAAGCTGATCTCGTCCTGCCTGGCGTACGTGGCCGGTGGGGGAGACGCGGCCGCGTGCCCGAGTCAGGGATGGCCGAGGGCCGACGCGCAGGCCTGGCTCGACACGCACGTGCACACGCCCGCCTCGCGGATGAAGCACTTCGTCACCGACTCCAGCCGCAACGGCCGGGGCCCCTGGACCCCGCCCGCCGGCAAGTACACCGACGCGCAGGACTGGTGCAACCCGCCGGACCGCGGCCTCGGCGCGCGCCCGACGCTGCGTACGGGCGACCCGTTGCAGGACGCGCGCCTGTGGATCAAGACGCCCGGGGAGTCGGACGGCCTCTGCCTGCGGGGAACGGCGGGCC
- a CDS encoding XdhC/CoxI family protein: MLDIAEELHRWVEQGRDFAVATVVAVGGSAPRQPGAALAVDAEGTAIGSVSGGCVEGAVYELCRQALEDGETVLERFGYSDDDAFAVGLTCGGVIDILVTPVRARDTARRAVLATALAAVADGRATAVARIVSGPADLMGRALLVRSDGSYEGGFGAHPELDRTVVGETVAQLDAGRTGVLEIGEQGSRCGAPLTVLVESSVPPPRMIVFGAIDFASALVHMGKFLGYRVTVCDARPVFATRTRFPDADEIVVDWPHRYLESTDVDARTVLCVLTHDAKFDVPLLRLALRLPVAYVGAMGSRRTHLDRNRRLREVGVTELELARLRSPIGLDLGARTPEETALSIASEIVANRRGGSGTSLTGAHTPIHHDPNSVPARHIGSVA; the protein is encoded by the coding sequence ATGCTGGACATCGCCGAAGAGCTGCACCGGTGGGTCGAGCAGGGCCGTGACTTCGCCGTCGCCACCGTGGTGGCGGTCGGGGGCAGCGCGCCCCGCCAGCCGGGCGCCGCACTGGCGGTCGACGCCGAGGGCACGGCCATCGGCTCGGTCTCGGGCGGTTGCGTGGAGGGAGCGGTCTACGAGCTGTGCCGGCAGGCCCTGGAGGACGGGGAAACCGTCCTCGAACGCTTCGGCTACAGCGACGACGACGCCTTCGCGGTCGGACTGACCTGCGGAGGTGTCATCGACATCCTCGTCACCCCGGTCCGCGCGCGGGACACCGCCCGCCGGGCCGTGCTCGCGACGGCGCTGGCCGCCGTCGCGGACGGGCGGGCGACAGCCGTCGCCCGGATCGTGAGCGGCCCCGCCGACCTGATGGGCCGCGCCCTCCTCGTACGATCCGACGGATCCTACGAGGGCGGCTTCGGCGCCCACCCCGAACTCGACCGCACCGTGGTGGGCGAGACTGTGGCCCAGCTGGACGCCGGCCGGACCGGCGTCCTGGAGATCGGTGAGCAGGGCTCTCGTTGCGGAGCACCGCTCACCGTCCTCGTGGAGTCGTCCGTCCCGCCCCCGCGCATGATCGTCTTCGGCGCCATCGACTTCGCCTCGGCACTGGTCCACATGGGCAAGTTCCTCGGCTACCGGGTCACCGTGTGCGACGCCCGCCCGGTGTTCGCGACCCGGACCCGCTTCCCCGACGCCGACGAGATCGTCGTGGACTGGCCGCACCGCTACCTGGAGAGCACGGACGTCGACGCGCGGACCGTCCTGTGCGTGCTCACCCACGACGCCAAGTTCGACGTCCCGCTGCTCCGGCTCGCCCTGCGGCTCCCGGTGGCGTACGTCGGCGCCATGGGCTCCCGGCGCACCCACCTCGACCGCAACCGCCGGCTGCGCGAGGTCGGCGTGACCGAGCTGGAACTGGCCCGCCTCAGGTCGCCCATCGGCCTGGACCTCGGCGCACGCACCCCCGAGGAGACCGCGCTGTCCATCGCCTCGGAGATCGTGGCCAACCGGCGCGGCGGCAGCGGCACTTCACTGACCGGCGCGCACACGCCGATCCACCACGACCCGAACTCGGTCCCGGCCCGGCACATCGGCTCCGTGGCCTGA